A single region of the Drosophila miranda strain MSH22 chromosome 2, D.miranda_PacBio2.1, whole genome shotgun sequence genome encodes:
- the LOC108156058 gene encoding acetylcholine receptor subunit alpha-like 1 isoform X2: MGSVLFAAVFIALHFATGGLANPDAKRLYDDLLSNYNRLIRPVGNNSDRLTVKMGLKLSQLIDVNLKNQIMTTNVWVEQEWNDYKLKWNPDDYGGVDTLHVPSEHIWLPDIVLYNNADGNYEVTIMTKAILHHTGKVVWKPPAIYKSFCEIDVEYFPFDEQTCFMKFGSWTYDGYMVDLRHLKQTADSDNIEVGIDLQDYYISVEWDIMRVPAVRNEKFYSCCEEPYLDIVFNLTLRRKTLFYTVNLIIPCVGISFLSVLVFYLPSDSGEKISLCISILLSLTVFFLLLAEIIPPTSLTVPLLGKYLLFTMMLVTLSVVVTIAVLNVNFR, from the exons ATGGGTAGCGTGCTATTCGCAGCTGTATTCATAGCATTACACTTCGCCACCGGCGGCCTGGCCAACCCAGATGCAAAGCGTCTCTACGACGACCTGCTGAGCAACTACAATCGCCTCATCCGACCCGTGGGTAACAACTCGGATCGCCTCACAGTGAAAATGGGTCTGAAACTATCCCAGCTGATCGATGTG AACTTGAAGAATCAAATTATGACCACCAATGTCTGGGTGGAGCAG GAATGGAACGACTATAAATTGAAATGGAATCCCGATGATTATGGCGGCGTGGACACACTGCATGTGCCCTCCGAGCATATATGGCTGCCGGATATTGTGCTCTATAACAA CGCCGATGGCAACTATGAAGTGACAATAATGACAAAAGCAATTCTGCATCACACTGGCAAAGTGGTGTGGAAACCGCCGGCCATTTACAAATCCTTTTGCGAAATCGATGTCGAATACTTTCCCTTCGACGAGCAGACATGTTTCATGAAATTCGGCTCCTGGACATACGATGGTTACATG GTTGACTTGCGGCACTTGAAGCAAACAGCCGACTCGGATAACATCGAAGTGGGCATAGATCTGCAGGACTACTATATATCGGTCGAATGGGATATTATGCGAGTGCCGGCGGTGCGCAACGAAAAGTTCTACAGCTGCTGCGAAGAGCCCTATCTGGACATCGTGTTCAATCTGACGCTGAGGCGGAAGACCCTCTTCTACACAGTGAACCTGATCATTCCCTGCGTAGGCATCTCGTTCCTGTCCGTGCTAGTATTTTACTTGCCCAGTGACTCCGGCGAGAAGATCTCACTGTGTATCAGCATTCTGCTGTCGCTCACTGTGTTCTTCCTGCTGCTGGCCGAAATTATTCCGCCGACCTCGCTGACAGTGCCGCTGCTGGGAAAATATCTCCTCTTCACCATGATGCTAGTCACGCTCTCCGTTGTGGTCACCATTGCCGTGCTAAATGTGAACTTTAGGTGA
- the LOC108156058 gene encoding acetylcholine receptor subunit alpha-like 1 isoform X1, whose amino-acid sequence MGSVLFAAVFIALHFATGGLANPDAKRLYDDLLSNYNRLIRPVGNNSDRLTVKMGLKLSQLIDVNLKNQIMTTNVWVEQEWNDYKLKWNPDDYGGVDTLHVPSEHIWLPDIVLYNNADGNYEVTIMTKAILHHTGKVVWKPPAIYKSFCEIDVEYFPFDEQTCFMKFGSWTYDGYMVDLRHLKQTADSDNIEVGIDLQDYYISVEWDIMRVPAVRNEKFYSCCEEPYLDIVFNLTLRRKTLFYTVNLIIPCVGISFLSVLVFYLPSDSGEKISLCISILLSLTVFFLLLAEIIPPTSLTVPLLGKYLLFTMMLVTLSVVVTIAVLNVNFRSPVTHRMAPWVQRVFIQILPKLLCIERPKKEEPEDDQPPEVLTDVFHLPPDVDKFVNYDTKRFSGDYGIPALPASHRFDLAAAGGISAHCFGEPPLASSLPLPGADDDLFSPAGLNGDLSPGCCPAAAHAAAAAAAAAAADLSPTFEKPYAREMEKTIEGSRFIAQHVKNKDKFESVEEDWKYVAMVLDRMFLWIFAIACVVGTALIILQAPSLYDQSQPIDILYSKIAKKKFELLKMGSDNTL is encoded by the exons ATGGGTAGCGTGCTATTCGCAGCTGTATTCATAGCATTACACTTCGCCACCGGCGGCCTGGCCAACCCAGATGCAAAGCGTCTCTACGACGACCTGCTGAGCAACTACAATCGCCTCATCCGACCCGTGGGTAACAACTCGGATCGCCTCACAGTGAAAATGGGTCTGAAACTATCCCAGCTGATCGATGTG AACTTGAAGAATCAAATTATGACCACCAATGTCTGGGTGGAGCAG GAATGGAACGACTATAAATTGAAATGGAATCCCGATGATTATGGCGGCGTGGACACACTGCATGTGCCCTCCGAGCATATATGGCTGCCGGATATTGTGCTCTATAACAA CGCCGATGGCAACTATGAAGTGACAATAATGACAAAAGCAATTCTGCATCACACTGGCAAAGTGGTGTGGAAACCGCCGGCCATTTACAAATCCTTTTGCGAAATCGATGTCGAATACTTTCCCTTCGACGAGCAGACATGTTTCATGAAATTCGGCTCCTGGACATACGATGGTTACATG GTTGACTTGCGGCACTTGAAGCAAACAGCCGACTCGGATAACATCGAAGTGGGCATAGATCTGCAGGACTACTATATATCGGTCGAATGGGATATTATGCGAGTGCCGGCGGTGCGCAACGAAAAGTTCTACAGCTGCTGCGAAGAGCCCTATCTGGACATCGTGTTCAATCTGACGCTGAGGCGGAAGACCCTCTTCTACACAGTGAACCTGATCATTCCCTGCGTAGGCATCTCGTTCCTGTCCGTGCTAGTATTTTACTTGCCCAGTGACTCCGGCGAGAAGATCTCACTGTGTATCAGCATTCTGCTGTCGCTCACTGTGTTCTTCCTGCTGCTGGCCGAAATTATTCCGCCGACCTCGCTGACAGTGCCGCTGCTGGGAAAATATCTCCTCTTCACCATGATGCTAGTCACGCTCTCCGTTGTGGTCACCATTGCCGTGCTAAATGTGAACTTTAG ATCACCTGTTACGCATCGCATGGCGCCGTGGGTGCAGCGTGTCTTCATCCAAATCCTGCCCAAGCTGCTCTGCATCGAGCGGCCCAAGAAGGAGGAGCCCGAGGACGATCAGCCGCCCGAGGTGCTCACCGACGTCTTTCATCTGCCGCCGGATGTGGATAAGTTTGTCAACTACGACACGAAGCGTTTCAGCGGCGACTACGGCATACCAG CACTACCCGCCTCCCATCGCTTCGATTTGGCCGCTGCGGGCGGAATTAGCGCGCATTGTTTTGGCGAGCCACCGCTGGCCTCctcactgccactgccaggcGCCGACGATGATCTCTTCAGTCCAGCGGGCCTCAACGGGGACCTCAGTCCCGGCTGCTGTCCGGCCGCTGCACATGCCGCTGCGGCCgctgcggccgctgctgccgccgatCTCAGCCCCACGTTCGAGAAGCCCTATGCCCGGGAGATGGAGAAGACCATTGAGGGATCGCGCTTCATAGCCCAGCATGTAAAGAACAAGGATAAGTTTGAGAGT GTGGAAGAGGATTGGAAGTACGTTGCCATGGTATTGGATCGTATGTTTCTTTGGATTTTCGCAATCGCTTGCGTGGTCGGAACAGCGCTTATTATATTGCAAGCGCCTAGTCTGTACGACCAGTCGCAGCCGATTGATATACTCTATTCGAAAATTGCCAAAAAGAAATTCGAGCTGCTCAAGATGGGCAGCGACAACACCTTATAG